A single Micromonospora luteifusca DNA region contains:
- a CDS encoding CARDB domain-containing protein, which yields MAATVAATLIASAGLTALTNPASAARPADAAAAPSSGFAPAATNLALGRPTQESGHADVYDSSKVVDGNAGSYWESVNNSFPEWVQVDLGSSQNVNQVVLKLPTSGWGTRTQTLSVQGSASGSSFTDLVGSQTYTFNPASGSTVTINFSQTATRYVRINVTANSGWPAGQFSELEVYGSGGATPDTTAPSVPGTLSQSTSGSTITLTWGASTDSGGSGLAGYNVYRGGNLIATLGTTLTYQDTQPATATVSYYVRARDGAGNLSGNSNTVTRTGGNPPACTNVAQGKSMTASGSTFTFTPDKANDGQLGTYWEGAASYPQNLTVALGANHSISGVTVKLNPDPAWGTRTQTIQVLGRDQASATYTNLVSAASYQFVQGANVVGIPVSATTADVQLRFTGNTGAPSGQVAELEVCGTPAPNPDLVVSSVTCSPTSPSEVSPVTLSAVVQNIGSASAGATTVNFSLAGAVVGSATVGALSAGASTTVSFNAGTRPMGSYAVSAVVDPTNTIVEQNNGNNSFTAASPLVVAQAPGPDLQVLSIASNPPNPAVGASVTFTVAVRNRGTTATGATTVTRLVVGGTTLNTNTASVAAGATVTVAVTGSWTATSGGATITATADATNAVTETNETNNAFSQSIVVGRGAAVPYVSYEAEAGRYQGTLLETDPLRTFGHINFASESSGRKSVRLNSTGQFVEFTSANQANSIVVRNSIPDAPGGGGIEATISLYVNDVFSRKLTLSSRHSWLYGNTDGPEALTNTPQADARRLFDESNALLAQSYPAGTRFKLQRDTGDSASFYVIDMIDLEQVAPAASQPAGCTSITSYGAVPNDGLDDTAAIQRAVTDDQNGVIGCVWIPAGQWRQEQKILTDDPLNRGTHNQVGISNVTIRGAGMWHSQLYTLTEPQNVVGGINHPHEGNFGFDIDKNTQISDIAIFGSGRIRGGDGNGEGGVGLNGRFGTGTKISNVWIEHANVGVWVGRDYDNIPDLWGPADGLEFTGMRIRDTYADGINFSNGTRNSRVFNSSFRTTGDDALAVWANPYVKDRNVDIAHDNHFVNNTIQLPWRANGIAIYGGYDNSIENNLIYDTANYPGIMLATDHDPLPFSGTTLIANNGLYRTGGAFWNEDQEFGAITLFPATRDIVGVTIRDTDIIDSTYDGIQFKNGGGNMPNVAITNVRIDKSNNGAGILAMSGARGNANLTNVTITNSADGNIVIQPGSQFVITP from the coding sequence ACGGTAACGCGGGCAGCTACTGGGAGAGCGTCAACAATTCGTTCCCCGAGTGGGTGCAGGTCGATCTTGGCTCATCGCAGAACGTCAACCAGGTTGTGCTGAAGCTGCCGACCTCGGGTTGGGGGACCCGTACGCAGACGTTGAGCGTGCAGGGCAGCGCCAGCGGTTCGTCGTTCACCGACCTCGTCGGTTCGCAGACCTACACCTTCAACCCGGCGAGCGGCAGCACCGTCACGATCAACTTCAGTCAGACCGCAACCCGCTACGTGCGGATCAACGTCACCGCCAACAGCGGCTGGCCAGCTGGCCAGTTCTCCGAGTTGGAGGTGTACGGCAGCGGCGGCGCCACCCCCGACACCACCGCGCCGAGCGTGCCGGGGACGCTGTCGCAGAGCACGTCGGGCAGCACGATCACGCTCACCTGGGGTGCCTCCACCGACTCCGGCGGCAGCGGTCTCGCCGGCTACAACGTCTACCGTGGCGGCAACCTGATCGCGACGTTGGGCACCACCCTCACGTACCAGGACACCCAGCCGGCGACGGCCACCGTGTCGTACTACGTCCGCGCCCGCGACGGTGCCGGCAACCTGTCCGGCAACAGCAACACCGTCACCCGGACCGGCGGCAATCCGCCCGCCTGCACCAACGTGGCACAGGGCAAGAGCATGACGGCGAGCGGCTCCACCTTCACCTTCACCCCGGACAAGGCGAACGACGGGCAGCTCGGCACGTACTGGGAAGGTGCGGCGAGCTACCCGCAGAACCTGACCGTGGCGCTCGGCGCCAACCACTCCATCTCCGGCGTGACCGTCAAACTCAACCCGGACCCGGCTTGGGGCACCCGCACCCAGACCATCCAGGTTCTCGGCCGTGACCAGGCCTCAGCCACGTACACCAACCTGGTGTCGGCGGCGAGTTACCAGTTCGTCCAGGGCGCCAACGTGGTGGGCATCCCGGTCAGCGCGACCACGGCGGACGTGCAACTGCGGTTCACCGGCAACACCGGTGCCCCGTCCGGCCAGGTGGCCGAGCTTGAGGTGTGTGGCACGCCGGCACCCAACCCGGACCTGGTCGTCAGCTCGGTGACCTGCTCGCCCACGTCGCCCAGCGAGGTCTCCCCGGTCACCCTCTCGGCCGTGGTGCAGAACATCGGTTCGGCGTCCGCCGGTGCGACCACGGTCAACTTCAGCCTGGCCGGCGCGGTCGTCGGCAGCGCCACGGTGGGCGCGCTCAGCGCGGGCGCCTCCACCACCGTGTCGTTCAACGCCGGTACGCGACCGATGGGCAGCTACGCCGTCTCGGCGGTGGTCGACCCGACGAACACGATCGTCGAGCAGAACAACGGCAACAACAGCTTCACGGCAGCGTCGCCGCTGGTGGTGGCGCAGGCGCCGGGCCCGGACCTGCAGGTGCTCAGCATCGCCTCCAACCCGCCGAACCCGGCCGTCGGGGCGTCCGTCACGTTCACCGTGGCGGTCCGCAACCGGGGCACCACCGCGACCGGTGCGACCACGGTCACCCGGTTGGTGGTGGGCGGCACCACGCTCAACACCAACACCGCCTCGGTCGCGGCCGGCGCGACGGTCACCGTGGCCGTCACCGGCAGCTGGACCGCCACCAGCGGCGGCGCCACCATCACCGCCACCGCCGACGCCACCAACGCGGTCACCGAGACCAACGAGACCAACAACGCGTTCAGCCAGTCGATCGTGGTCGGGCGCGGGGCCGCGGTCCCGTACGTCTCCTACGAGGCCGAGGCCGGCCGTTACCAGGGCACGCTGCTGGAGACCGACCCGCTGCGCACCTTTGGCCACATCAACTTCGCCAGCGAGTCCTCGGGCCGCAAGTCGGTACGGCTCAACAGCACCGGCCAGTTCGTCGAGTTCACCTCGGCCAACCAGGCCAACTCCATCGTGGTGCGCAACTCCATCCCGGACGCGCCGGGTGGCGGCGGCATCGAGGCGACCATCAGCCTCTACGTCAACGACGTCTTCTCCCGGAAGCTGACCCTGTCGTCGCGGCACAGCTGGCTCTACGGCAACACCGACGGGCCGGAGGCGTTGACCAACACCCCGCAGGCCGACGCTCGACGACTGTTCGACGAGTCGAACGCGCTGCTGGCGCAGTCGTACCCGGCGGGCACCCGGTTCAAGTTGCAGCGCGACACCGGCGACTCGGCCTCGTTCTACGTCATCGACATGATCGACCTGGAGCAGGTGGCACCGGCGGCGAGCCAGCCGGCCGGCTGCACCTCGATCACCTCGTACGGTGCGGTCCCGAATGACGGCCTCGACGACACCGCAGCCATCCAGCGGGCGGTGACCGACGACCAGAACGGCGTCATCGGCTGCGTCTGGATCCCCGCCGGGCAGTGGCGGCAGGAGCAGAAGATCCTGACCGACGACCCGCTGAACCGGGGTACGCACAACCAGGTCGGCATCAGCAACGTCACCATCCGGGGCGCCGGCATGTGGCACTCGCAGCTCTACACGCTGACCGAGCCGCAGAACGTGGTGGGCGGCATCAACCACCCGCACGAGGGCAACTTCGGCTTCGACATCGACAAGAACACCCAGATCTCCGACATCGCCATCTTCGGCTCCGGCCGGATCCGGGGCGGGGACGGCAACGGCGAGGGCGGCGTCGGTCTGAACGGTCGCTTCGGCACCGGCACGAAGATCAGCAATGTCTGGATCGAGCACGCCAACGTGGGCGTCTGGGTGGGTCGCGACTACGACAACATCCCCGACCTGTGGGGGCCGGCCGACGGGCTGGAGTTCACCGGCATGCGGATCCGCGACACGTACGCCGACGGCATCAACTTCAGCAACGGCACGCGCAACTCGCGGGTGTTCAACTCGTCCTTCCGCACCACCGGTGACGACGCGCTCGCCGTCTGGGCCAACCCGTACGTGAAGGACCGCAACGTCGACATCGCCCACGACAACCACTTCGTCAACAACACCATCCAGCTGCCCTGGCGGGCGAACGGCATCGCCATCTACGGCGGCTACGACAACTCGATCGAGAACAACCTGATCTACGACACCGCGAACTACCCCGGCATCATGCTGGCGACCGACCACGACCCGCTGCCCTTCTCCGGCACGACCCTGATCGCCAACAACGGGCTCTACCGCACCGGCGGCGCGTTCTGGAACGAGGACCAGGAATTCGGTGCCATCACCCTCTTCCCCGCCACCAGGGACATCGTCGGGGTCACCATCCGGGACACCGACATCATCGACTCGACCTACGACGGCATCCAGTTCAAGAACGGCGGCGGCAACATGCCGAACGTCGCGATCACCAACGTGCGGATCGACAAGTCCAACAACGGTGCCGGCATCCTCGCGATGAGCGGCGCGCGCGGCAACGCCAACCTCACCAACGTGACCATCACCAACTCGGCCGACGGCAACATCGTCATCCAGCCGGGCTCGCAGTTCGTCATCACTCCCTGA
- a CDS encoding helix-turn-helix domain-containing protein has protein sequence MDDSGSTVPRRQLGRYLRELRENAYVTVTAAAKELEWSAPRIWRYETGQVPMHPNDVEAMCRVYGASPETIETMRALARETKAHGWWHSYGEAIKDWFKLYVGLEAAATRIRHYEANLVPGLLQTVEYMAEVIATDHPQMGEQQRQAKVDVRLRRQRLLARAVPRAPRLDVILSEAVVRRPLRDRAAMTRQLESLVVSSRQHNVSIRVLPLDAGLVRWAQAGTFTMLDFPSEVREPEPTTIYMDGPCGAVYLDKTHEIAIFEDAWRSLGDRALSFDESCELIEAIAKEMTDGA, from the coding sequence GTGGACGACTCCGGCAGCACAGTTCCACGGAGGCAGCTCGGCAGATATCTGAGAGAGCTTCGTGAAAATGCCTACGTGACGGTTACCGCGGCGGCCAAGGAATTGGAATGGTCGGCACCCCGAATCTGGCGGTACGAGACCGGCCAGGTCCCCATGCACCCGAACGACGTGGAGGCCATGTGCCGGGTCTACGGCGCGTCCCCGGAGACGATCGAGACGATGCGGGCGTTGGCCCGGGAAACCAAGGCGCACGGCTGGTGGCACAGCTACGGCGAAGCGATCAAGGACTGGTTCAAGCTGTACGTCGGCCTGGAGGCCGCCGCCACCAGGATCCGCCACTACGAAGCGAACCTTGTCCCCGGGCTGTTGCAGACGGTCGAGTACATGGCCGAGGTGATCGCCACCGACCACCCGCAGATGGGTGAGCAGCAGCGTCAGGCGAAGGTCGACGTGCGGCTGCGCCGCCAACGCCTCTTGGCGAGGGCGGTGCCCCGCGCTCCGCGCCTCGACGTCATCCTGAGCGAGGCGGTGGTGCGCCGCCCACTGCGCGATCGTGCGGCGATGACCCGGCAACTGGAGTCGCTGGTGGTGTCGTCCCGGCAGCACAACGTCAGCATCCGGGTGTTGCCGCTCGATGCGGGGCTGGTGCGCTGGGCCCAGGCCGGCACCTTCACCATGCTCGACTTCCCGTCCGAGGTGCGCGAGCCGGAGCCGACGACGATCTACATGGACGGTCCGTGCGGCGCGGTCTACCTTGACAAGACCCACGAGATCGCGATCTTCGAAGACGCGTGGCGCTCCCTCGGCGATCGCGCGCTGAGCTTCGACGAGTCCTGTGAGCTGATCGAGGCGATAGCGAAGGAGATGACCGATGGTGCGTGA
- a CDS encoding DUF397 domain-containing protein translates to MVRDGVWRKSTRSGGEGNCVEVAGFADAIGVRDSKDRHGPTLTFTPSAWDGFVAATRSGRLGRRP, encoded by the coding sequence ATGGTGCGTGACGGAGTCTGGCGCAAGTCGACGCGGTCCGGCGGCGAGGGTAACTGCGTCGAGGTGGCGGGGTTCGCCGACGCGATCGGGGTGCGCGACAGCAAGGACCGGCACGGGCCAACGCTGACCTTCACCCCCTCGGCCTGGGATGGCTTCGTCGCAGCGACTCGGTCGGGGCGTTTGGGCCGCCGGCCCTGA
- a CDS encoding Uma2 family endonuclease, producing the protein MNVVSADDLFIPDIAVLRVPGGGRTAMDIGHAVLLGEIVSSGNRRKGVIDRPREYAAVGVPFFLRVDLRNRAPTIALFELVSGEYRLLAAAAAGSDFAMREPFEFAIDPAELLDEEGPPDMTSASSAAVSAAAEEPQVGEEG; encoded by the coding sequence GTGAACGTGGTATCGGCCGACGACCTGTTCATTCCGGACATCGCCGTGCTGCGCGTTCCCGGTGGTGGGCGGACGGCGATGGACATCGGCCACGCGGTGCTGCTAGGGGAGATCGTCTCGTCGGGTAACCGGCGCAAGGGCGTGATCGACCGGCCCCGCGAGTATGCAGCCGTCGGGGTGCCGTTCTTCCTGCGTGTGGACCTGCGCAACCGGGCGCCGACCATTGCCCTGTTCGAGTTGGTCAGTGGGGAGTATCGGCTGCTGGCCGCGGCAGCGGCCGGAAGCGACTTCGCCATGCGGGAGCCCTTCGAGTTCGCCATCGACCCGGCCGAACTGCTCGACGAGGAGGGGCCGCCGGACATGACCAGCGCCAGTTCGGCCGCCGTCTCGGCGGCGGCGGAAGAGCCCCAGGTTGGTGAGGAGGGCTGA
- the dxr gene encoding 1-deoxy-D-xylulose-5-phosphate reductoisomerase encodes MTSPRDLVLLGSTGSIGTQAIDIVRRNPDRFRVVAVGAGGGNVELLAAQALELGVEAVGVAKASAAQDLQLAFYAEASRRGWATGDFKLPKIVAGPDAMTELAQWPCDIVLNGVVGSLGLAPTLAALRSGRTLALANKESLVAGGPLVKAAVTRPGQIVPVDSEHTALAQCLRSGSRPEVRRLIVTASGGPFRGRTRDELTQVTPEQALAHPTWNMGKVITINSATMVNKALEVIEAHELFDVPYADITVMVHPTSVIHSMVEFVDGSTIAQASPPDMRLPIAVALGWPDRVPQAAAGVDWTATHTWEFAPLDDEAFPAVALAKAAGEAGRCRPAIYNAANEECVEAFVAGRLPFLGIVDTLERVLEEAPDFDEPGTVEDVLTAESWARAHAQEIIASPVEGN; translated from the coding sequence GTGACTTCCCCCCGCGACCTCGTCCTGCTCGGGTCCACCGGTTCGATCGGCACGCAGGCCATCGACATCGTCCGGCGCAATCCGGACCGGTTTCGGGTGGTCGCGGTGGGTGCGGGCGGCGGCAACGTCGAGCTGCTCGCCGCGCAGGCCCTCGAACTGGGCGTCGAGGCGGTCGGGGTGGCCAAGGCGTCCGCCGCACAGGACCTGCAACTTGCGTTCTACGCCGAGGCGAGCCGGCGCGGCTGGGCCACCGGCGACTTCAAGCTTCCGAAGATCGTGGCCGGGCCGGACGCGATGACCGAGCTGGCCCAGTGGCCGTGCGACATCGTGCTCAACGGGGTGGTCGGCTCGCTGGGCCTCGCTCCTACGCTGGCCGCGCTGCGCAGTGGTCGTACTCTCGCCCTGGCCAACAAGGAGTCGCTCGTGGCCGGCGGCCCGCTGGTCAAGGCCGCGGTGACGCGGCCGGGGCAGATCGTCCCGGTCGACTCGGAGCACACCGCGTTGGCGCAGTGCCTGCGCTCCGGCTCGCGCCCCGAGGTGCGTCGGTTGATCGTCACCGCCAGCGGCGGCCCGTTCCGGGGCCGGACCCGTGACGAGTTGACGCAGGTCACGCCCGAGCAGGCCCTCGCCCACCCGACCTGGAACATGGGGAAGGTCATCACGATCAACTCGGCCACCATGGTCAACAAGGCGCTTGAGGTGATCGAGGCGCACGAGTTGTTCGACGTGCCCTACGCCGACATCACCGTGATGGTGCACCCGACCTCGGTGATCCACTCCATGGTCGAGTTCGTCGACGGGTCGACGATCGCCCAGGCCAGCCCGCCGGACATGCGGCTGCCCATCGCGGTCGCGCTGGGCTGGCCGGACCGGGTGCCGCAAGCCGCCGCCGGGGTCGACTGGACGGCCACGCACACCTGGGAGTTCGCACCGCTCGACGACGAGGCGTTCCCGGCGGTCGCGCTGGCCAAGGCCGCCGGGGAGGCCGGACGCTGCCGCCCGGCGATCTACAACGCGGCGAACGAGGAGTGCGTGGAGGCGTTCGTGGCGGGCCGACTGCCGTTCCTCGGCATCGTCGACACCCTCGAACGCGTGTTGGAGGAGGCTCCGGACTTCGACGAACCAGGTACCGTCGAGGACGTCCTCACGGCCGAGTCGTGGGCACGCGCGCACGCCCAGGAGATCATCGCGAGTCCGGTGGAAGGAAATTGA
- a CDS encoding M50 family metallopeptidase — MANLLGVAIFALAILISVSLHEAGHMVTAKAFGMKVTKFFVGFGPTVWSFKRGETEYGVKGIPLGGFCKIVGMTAQDDDVDPADEPRAMWRFPVWKRTIVMSAGSITHFALALVAIWLAAVSLGLPNPKFPTNDAEVRQEPAVISISDCVVPDSTPRDCAPGDAASPAAQAQLRDGDRITSINGKPINNYGEMLTSLRALKPGDTAQVGYVRDGQPGQTSTVLAQTQRPPIDNPKGAVGPVAALGVALTITTPTRVTYGPVAAFGATGDFTRELAVGTVQALQRLPQKVPALWTAITGGERDVDTPISVVGASRLGGEAFANKAWLLFVTLFISLNFFIGVFNLLPLLPLDGGHIAIAWFERARSWLYARIGRADPGRVDYLKLMPFTYVVILIGGVFTLLTITADVVNPITLFPR, encoded by the coding sequence ATGGCAAACCTGCTCGGGGTGGCGATCTTCGCCCTGGCCATCCTCATCTCGGTGAGCCTGCACGAGGCGGGGCACATGGTCACCGCCAAGGCGTTCGGGATGAAGGTCACAAAATTCTTCGTCGGCTTCGGCCCCACCGTCTGGTCCTTCAAGCGGGGCGAGACGGAGTACGGCGTCAAGGGGATCCCGCTCGGCGGCTTCTGCAAGATCGTCGGGATGACCGCGCAGGACGACGACGTCGACCCGGCCGACGAGCCGCGGGCGATGTGGCGCTTCCCGGTGTGGAAGCGCACGATCGTCATGTCCGCGGGCTCGATCACCCACTTCGCGTTGGCACTGGTCGCCATCTGGCTGGCGGCCGTCTCCCTCGGCCTGCCCAACCCCAAGTTCCCCACCAACGACGCGGAGGTCCGGCAGGAGCCGGCGGTCATCTCGATCTCCGACTGTGTCGTGCCGGACAGCACGCCCCGCGACTGCGCGCCGGGTGACGCGGCAAGTCCTGCGGCCCAGGCCCAGTTGCGAGACGGCGACCGGATCACCTCGATCAACGGCAAGCCGATCAACAACTACGGTGAGATGCTCACCAGCCTGCGGGCCCTGAAGCCGGGCGACACCGCGCAGGTCGGGTACGTCCGCGACGGCCAGCCCGGCCAGACCAGCACGGTGCTGGCGCAGACCCAGCGCCCCCCGATCGACAACCCGAAGGGCGCCGTCGGCCCGGTCGCCGCGCTCGGCGTCGCGCTCACCATCACCACCCCGACCCGCGTGACGTACGGACCGGTCGCCGCTTTCGGCGCCACCGGCGACTTCACCCGCGAGCTGGCCGTCGGCACCGTCCAGGCGTTGCAGCGACTGCCGCAGAAGGTCCCCGCCCTGTGGACCGCCATCACCGGCGGCGAGCGTGACGTGGATACCCCGATCAGCGTCGTCGGCGCCAGCCGCCTCGGCGGCGAGGCGTTCGCCAACAAGGCGTGGCTGCTGTTCGTGACGCTGTTCATCTCGCTGAACTTCTTCATCGGCGTGTTCAACCTGCTGCCGCTGCTCCCACTGGACGGCGGCCACATCGCCATCGCCTGGTTCGAACGGGCACGCTCCTGGCTGTACGCACGGATCGGCCGCGCCGACCCCGGCCGGGTCGACTACCTCAAACTGATGCCCTTCACGTACGTGGTGATCCTGATCGGTGGCGTGTTCACGCTGCTGACCATCACCGCGGACGTCGTCAACCCGATCACGCTCTTCCCAAGGTGA
- the ispG gene encoding flavodoxin-dependent (E)-4-hydroxy-3-methylbut-2-enyl-diphosphate synthase translates to MTAVRLGIPAMPPPPLAPRRASRQIMVGSVPVGGGAPVSVQSMTTTLTSDINATLQQIAELTASGCQIVRVAVPSQDDVEALPAIAKKSQIPVIADIHFQPKYVFAAIDAGCAAVRVNPGNIRQFDDKVKEIAAAASAAGTPIRIGVNAGSLDKRLLAKYGKATAEALVESALWECSLFEEHGFRDIKISVKHNDPVVMIRAYRQLAEQCDYPLHLGVTEAGPAFQGTIKSAVAFGALLAEGIGDTIRVSLSAPPVEEIKVGNQILESLGLRERGLEIVSCPSCGRAQVDVYKLAEEVTAGLEGLPVPLRVAVMGCVVNGPGEAREADLGVASGNGKGQIFVKGQVVKTVPEAQIVETLIEEALRIADEMGAELPEELRGLVTGPTVTVH, encoded by the coding sequence GTGACCGCTGTCCGTCTCGGTATCCCCGCCATGCCGCCCCCGCCGCTCGCTCCCCGCCGGGCCAGCCGCCAGATCATGGTCGGTTCGGTGCCGGTGGGTGGTGGTGCGCCGGTGTCCGTGCAGTCGATGACCACGACCCTCACCTCCGACATCAACGCCACGCTCCAGCAGATCGCCGAGCTGACCGCGTCCGGCTGCCAGATCGTCCGGGTTGCCGTGCCGTCGCAGGACGACGTCGAGGCGCTGCCCGCGATCGCCAAGAAGTCGCAGATCCCGGTGATCGCCGACATCCACTTCCAGCCCAAGTACGTCTTCGCCGCCATCGACGCCGGCTGCGCGGCCGTCCGGGTCAACCCGGGCAACATCCGTCAGTTCGACGACAAGGTCAAGGAGATCGCGGCAGCGGCCTCCGCCGCCGGTACGCCGATCCGGATCGGCGTCAACGCCGGCTCCCTGGACAAGCGGCTGCTGGCCAAGTACGGCAAGGCCACCGCCGAGGCCCTCGTCGAGTCGGCGCTGTGGGAGTGCTCGCTGTTCGAGGAGCACGGCTTCCGCGACATCAAGATCTCGGTCAAGCACAACGACCCGGTCGTGATGATCCGGGCGTACCGGCAGCTCGCCGAGCAGTGCGACTACCCGCTGCACCTGGGCGTCACCGAGGCCGGCCCGGCCTTCCAGGGCACCATCAAGTCGGCGGTCGCCTTCGGTGCGCTGCTGGCCGAGGGGATCGGCGACACGATCCGGGTGTCGCTGTCCGCCCCGCCGGTCGAGGAGATCAAGGTCGGCAACCAGATCCTGGAGTCCCTCGGTCTGCGCGAGCGCGGTCTGGAGATCGTCTCGTGCCCGTCCTGCGGGCGGGCCCAGGTGGACGTCTACAAGCTCGCCGAAGAGGTCACCGCCGGTCTCGAAGGGCTGCCGGTGCCGCTGCGGGTCGCCGTCATGGGCTGCGTGGTAAACGGTCCGGGTGAGGCCCGCGAAGCCGACCTCGGTGTCGCCTCCGGCAACGGCAAGGGTCAGATCTTCGTCAAGGGGCAGGTCGTCAAGACGGTGCCCGAGGCGCAGATCGTGGAGACGCTGATCGAGGAGGCGCTGCGGATCGCCGACGAGATGGGCGCCGAGCTCCCCGAGGAACTGCGCGGGCTGGTCACCGGCCCGACCGTCACCGTGCACTGA
- a CDS encoding PadR family transcriptional regulator, producing MRFHRERHPMHEARMRGFGFPPIPPGPHGHEHGHGGPWGGRGRGRGRGRRPNVRGAVLALLTERPMHGYEMIQEIDSRTGGAWRPSPGSIYPTLQLLEDEGVIVASTEESGGGRKRFTVTEAGQAEATEAAQTPPWADVAQGTVSSWHDIRDSGAQAMNALRQVMMNGTDDQRERAAQVLDETRRKLYAILAESE from the coding sequence ATGAGGTTCCACCGAGAGCGCCACCCGATGCACGAGGCCCGGATGCGTGGATTCGGCTTCCCGCCCATCCCGCCCGGCCCGCACGGCCACGAGCACGGACACGGCGGCCCCTGGGGCGGCCGGGGGCGTGGACGGGGCCGAGGTCGACGCCCCAACGTCCGAGGCGCCGTGCTGGCCCTGCTCACCGAGCGGCCGATGCACGGCTACGAGATGATCCAGGAGATCGACTCCCGCACCGGCGGTGCGTGGCGGCCGAGCCCGGGCTCGATCTACCCCACCCTCCAGCTACTGGAGGACGAGGGCGTGATCGTCGCCAGCACGGAGGAGTCCGGCGGCGGGCGCAAGCGGTTCACGGTCACCGAGGCCGGTCAGGCGGAGGCCACCGAGGCCGCGCAGACCCCGCCGTGGGCGGACGTCGCCCAGGGCACGGTGAGCAGCTGGCACGACATCCGCGACTCCGGCGCGCAGGCGATGAACGCCCTGCGCCAGGTGATGATGAACGGCACCGACGACCAGCGTGAGCGGGCCGCCCAGGTGCTCGACGAGACCCGCCGCAAGCTGTACGCGATCCTCGCCGAATCCGAGTGA